A portion of the Kribbella jejuensis genome contains these proteins:
- a CDS encoding FAD-binding protein, whose protein sequence is MPVSRRGVLAGTAVAGAALAIPGTASAVTSAEAPKMGPGDPRYQDLVTRGQNRRFVGRPDYIRVIRSPQDAVAAVQEAVRGGKRIAVRGGGHCFEDFVDSSDIEVVLDMSTNNDITWDPRYRAFSVGSGAILENLYKELFFGWGVTVPGGGCLGVGVGGHFAGGGYGPLSRKYGSVVDHLYGVEIVVVDARGRARTVVATRDNEYRDLWWAHTGGGGGNFGVVIRYLLRSSGATGRTPEESLPKAPAALRSTLLVYDWSKTTQGDFVRTVRNWFTFFEQHNTPDSPYATLYAPFVITQQKAGQFLLSTQIDAAVPDSEQLMNAFNAAITDGVQVKPQTVDIGVGPFLHLTMARSIGETATPSRAKYKAGYLKKGYTDAQILAMYRGLTDPAYDGPDSSILLVPYGGKVNTVPSNATAAAQRDVMAKMVLAASWESATDDAKHLAWARKVYADIYRDTGGVPVPNAISAGSYINYPDTDLADPAYNKSGVPWHDLYYLGNYPRLQQIKAKWDPRNVFHHKLSIHQPG, encoded by the coding sequence ATGCCAGTCAGCCGTCGTGGCGTGTTGGCCGGAACGGCCGTCGCCGGTGCAGCACTCGCCATTCCCGGTACGGCGTCCGCCGTGACCAGTGCCGAGGCGCCCAAGATGGGCCCGGGCGACCCTCGCTACCAGGACCTCGTCACCCGCGGGCAGAACCGGCGCTTCGTCGGCAGACCCGACTACATCCGGGTCATCCGCTCGCCGCAGGACGCCGTCGCGGCCGTCCAGGAAGCCGTCCGCGGCGGCAAGCGGATCGCGGTCCGCGGCGGTGGGCACTGCTTCGAGGACTTCGTGGACAGCAGCGACATCGAGGTCGTGCTGGACATGTCGACGAACAACGACATCACCTGGGATCCGCGGTACCGGGCCTTCTCGGTCGGCTCCGGCGCGATCCTCGAGAACCTGTACAAGGAGCTGTTCTTCGGCTGGGGTGTGACCGTGCCGGGCGGCGGTTGCCTCGGCGTCGGCGTCGGCGGCCACTTCGCCGGCGGCGGGTACGGCCCGCTCTCGCGCAAGTACGGCTCGGTCGTCGACCACCTGTACGGCGTGGAGATCGTGGTCGTCGACGCGCGCGGCCGGGCCCGGACGGTGGTGGCGACCCGGGACAACGAGTACCGCGACCTGTGGTGGGCGCACACCGGTGGTGGCGGCGGCAACTTCGGCGTCGTCATCCGGTACCTGCTCCGCAGCAGCGGTGCGACCGGCCGGACGCCGGAGGAATCGTTGCCCAAGGCACCGGCCGCGCTGCGCTCCACGCTGCTGGTGTACGACTGGTCGAAGACCACCCAGGGCGACTTCGTCCGGACGGTGCGGAACTGGTTCACATTCTTCGAGCAGCACAACACGCCGGATTCGCCGTACGCGACGCTCTACGCGCCGTTCGTGATCACTCAGCAGAAGGCGGGGCAGTTCCTGCTCTCCACCCAGATCGACGCCGCTGTGCCGGACTCCGAGCAGCTGATGAACGCATTCAACGCGGCGATCACGGATGGCGTCCAGGTCAAGCCGCAGACCGTCGACATCGGCGTCGGTCCGTTCCTGCACCTGACGATGGCGCGCTCGATCGGCGAGACCGCGACGCCGAGCCGGGCGAAGTACAAGGCCGGGTACCTGAAGAAGGGCTACACCGACGCGCAGATCCTGGCGATGTACCGCGGGCTGACCGACCCGGCCTATGACGGTCCGGACTCGTCGATCCTGCTCGTCCCGTACGGCGGCAAGGTGAACACCGTCCCCTCGAACGCCACCGCCGCCGCGCAGCGGGACGTGATGGCGAAGATGGTGCTCGCCGCGTCATGGGAGTCGGCGACCGACGATGCCAAGCACCTCGCCTGGGCGCGGAAGGTGTATGCCGACATCTACCGCGACACCGGCGGCGTACCGGTGCCGAACGCGATCAGCGCGGGGTCGTACATCAACTACCCGGACACCGATCTCGCGGATCCGGCGTACAACAAGTCAGGTGTGCCGTGGCACGACCTGTACTACCTCGGCAACTACCCACGACTGCAGCAGATCAAGGCGAAGTGGGACCCGCGCAACGTCTTCCACCACAAGCTCTCGATTCACCAGCCTGGATAG
- a CDS encoding prepilin peptidase: MSVLAAGIGVVVCGPAAYVLGPWLLRRIPEPVLDEGETKTLYVSLAGARAAAWCGGLAAIAGGLLGRLLGMDAVLPAWLVLAVAGAVLGYIDARTRFLPSIIIWPTYGLVGIALLIAAIATGEWGSLRRAAIAGAIGFAVFYVLWFAFPRGVGFGDVRLSGLLGLPLGWLGWGQFVSGLYGGFFLGAVVGIVLIATRVMTRKQMVPFGPFMLVGALAGVLLGAPLERLYAG, translated from the coding sequence GTGTCAGTGCTTGCAGCCGGGATCGGCGTGGTCGTCTGCGGTCCAGCCGCGTACGTCCTCGGCCCCTGGCTGCTGCGGCGCATCCCCGAGCCGGTGCTGGACGAGGGGGAGACCAAGACGCTTTACGTGTCACTGGCCGGCGCGAGAGCGGCGGCCTGGTGTGGTGGTCTGGCAGCGATCGCCGGTGGGCTGTTGGGCCGGCTGCTCGGCATGGACGCCGTACTGCCCGCGTGGCTCGTGCTGGCGGTGGCCGGTGCGGTTCTTGGCTACATCGACGCGCGCACACGGTTCTTGCCGTCGATCATCATCTGGCCGACGTACGGTCTGGTCGGCATTGCCCTGCTGATCGCAGCGATCGCCACGGGGGAGTGGGGATCACTGCGGCGGGCGGCGATTGCGGGAGCGATCGGGTTCGCTGTGTTCTATGTGCTGTGGTTCGCGTTCCCGCGCGGCGTCGGGTTCGGCGACGTACGGCTGTCGGGTTTGCTCGGCCTGCCGCTCGGATGGCTCGGGTGGGGGCAGTTCGTGTCGGGCCTGTACGGCGGGTTCTTCCTCGGTGCGGTGGTCGGGATCGTGCTGATCGCGACACGGGTGATGACCCGCAAGCAGATGGTTCCGTTCGGGCCGTTCATGCTCGTCGGGGCGCTGGCCGGCGTACTGCTCGGTGCGCCGTTGGAGCGGTTGTACGCCGGATAG
- a CDS encoding FAD-dependent oxidoreductase translates to MSLLDRRTVLIAGAAATLAGCGNAKKDAAGTAPSQTPTPTPTPTTAPSSTAPPPSSTTPSTTPSSSTPSDSAPTLTSAAPNWNAFARSLKGRLYLQASSGYAAAHQLFNPRWDSVRPTAVVKAAVPADVQSAINFARANKLVLVPKSGGHSYVGASTIANGMQLDVGGLKGMSYANGILTVGAGARLYDVHAFLDRYGRSLPTGTCPTVGVAGLTLGGGMGVHTRTYGLTCDRVVSMGVITADGKAHNVSASSEPDLFWALRGSGGGNLGVVTSFRFATIPATKLGFFRLTWPESQAAAVVRGWQKFAQTAPTTAWGNLHIDAKSNGTLSVHVLGVSTTGNANAAAAQLESFVGAKASARTISVKSHLDAVKYLGGGTTSPRQGFLAGSDVLKGPMDAATITGLLGAVKAAARAGTPASAILDPLGGQAAKQPAGGSSWPWRSALGTIQWYSSAQNSAAKTFIANGHRAVRSFSAGAYVNYLEAGRPVSAYYGASSAKLQATKKKYDPTNFFHTAYTLM, encoded by the coding sequence GTGAGCCTGCTTGACCGTCGTACGGTCCTGATCGCCGGTGCCGCCGCCACCCTGGCCGGCTGCGGCAACGCGAAGAAGGATGCCGCCGGAACGGCACCGTCGCAGACACCCACACCCACACCCACACCCACAACCGCGCCGTCGAGCACGGCACCTCCGCCGAGCTCAACGACGCCGAGCACGACGCCCAGCAGCAGTACGCCTTCCGACTCTGCGCCGACCCTCACTTCGGCCGCGCCCAACTGGAATGCGTTCGCCCGCTCGCTCAAGGGCCGCCTCTACCTGCAGGCCTCTTCCGGGTACGCCGCCGCGCATCAGCTGTTCAACCCGCGCTGGGACAGCGTCCGCCCGACTGCTGTCGTGAAAGCCGCTGTGCCCGCCGACGTTCAGAGCGCGATCAACTTCGCTCGGGCCAACAAGCTCGTCCTCGTCCCGAAGAGCGGCGGCCACTCGTACGTCGGCGCGTCCACGATCGCCAACGGCATGCAGCTGGACGTCGGCGGCCTGAAGGGCATGAGCTACGCGAACGGCATCCTCACGGTCGGCGCCGGCGCCCGGCTGTACGACGTCCACGCGTTCCTCGATCGGTACGGGCGTTCGCTGCCGACCGGGACCTGCCCGACCGTCGGTGTCGCCGGGTTGACGCTCGGCGGTGGGATGGGCGTCCACACCCGGACGTACGGGCTGACCTGCGACCGCGTGGTGTCGATGGGCGTGATCACCGCCGACGGGAAGGCGCACAACGTCAGCGCCTCGTCCGAACCCGATCTGTTCTGGGCGCTGCGGGGCAGTGGTGGCGGCAACCTCGGCGTGGTCACGTCGTTCCGGTTCGCCACGATCCCCGCGACCAAGCTCGGATTCTTCCGGCTGACCTGGCCGGAGTCGCAGGCGGCGGCGGTGGTCCGCGGCTGGCAGAAGTTCGCGCAGACCGCGCCGACCACGGCGTGGGGCAATCTGCACATCGATGCCAAGAGCAACGGAACGCTGTCCGTCCACGTGCTCGGTGTCTCCACCACCGGCAACGCGAACGCGGCCGCGGCGCAGCTGGAGTCGTTCGTCGGCGCGAAGGCGTCGGCGCGGACGATCTCGGTGAAGTCACACCTGGACGCGGTGAAGTACCTGGGCGGCGGCACGACGAGTCCGCGGCAGGGCTTCCTCGCCGGTTCCGACGTACTCAAGGGCCCGATGGACGCGGCCACGATCACGGGGCTGCTCGGTGCGGTGAAGGCAGCGGCCCGAGCCGGTACGCCGGCCTCCGCGATCCTCGACCCGCTCGGCGGACAGGCCGCGAAGCAACCGGCCGGCGGATCGTCCTGGCCGTGGCGAAGCGCCCTGGGCACCATCCAGTGGTACTCGTCGGCCCAGAACAGCGCGGCGAAGACCTTCATCGCGAACGGCCACCGCGCGGTCCGGTCCTTCTCGGCGGGCGCGTACGTGAACTACCTCGAGGCGGGCCGGCCGGTCAGCGCGTACTACGGCGCCAGCTCGGCGAAACTGCAGGCCACGAAGAAGAAGTACGACCCGACCAACTTCTTCCACACCGCTTACACCCTGATGTAG
- a CDS encoding shikimate dehydrogenase, producing MTRCAVLGSPIAHSLSPAMHRAAYAALGLDWTYEAYEVGEDELRGFVAGLGDDVRGLSLTMPLKRVALDLVDTVDPVAELIGAANTMIFEPDGSRAAYNTDVPGLVNAFAEQGITAAETAVVLGGGATAASTLAALRGMKVSEVTVVVRDVSKAERLRDLAAELGLRTSVADFSQVEQIGGFDLCVSTLPGGAVDPWAEHFAGVAPVVFDVAYHPWPTRLALAAHRIGTELLNGLDLLVHQATLQVEMMTGRSPAPLAAMRTAAREELGDREPA from the coding sequence GTGACCCGTTGTGCCGTGCTGGGTTCACCGATCGCGCACTCGTTGTCGCCGGCCATGCACCGGGCCGCGTACGCCGCGCTCGGGCTGGACTGGACGTACGAGGCGTACGAGGTCGGCGAGGACGAGCTGCGCGGGTTCGTGGCCGGGCTCGGCGACGACGTCCGTGGGCTGTCGTTGACGATGCCCTTGAAGCGGGTCGCGCTCGATCTGGTCGACACCGTCGATCCGGTCGCGGAGCTGATCGGTGCGGCGAACACGATGATCTTCGAGCCGGACGGATCCCGCGCCGCGTACAACACCGACGTACCGGGGCTGGTGAACGCATTCGCCGAGCAAGGCATCACGGCTGCCGAGACCGCGGTTGTCCTGGGCGGTGGGGCGACGGCGGCGTCGACCCTCGCGGCGTTGCGCGGGATGAAGGTCAGTGAGGTGACCGTCGTCGTCCGGGACGTGTCGAAGGCCGAGCGGTTGCGGGACCTGGCCGCGGAGTTGGGACTCCGGACGTCCGTCGCGGACTTCTCCCAGGTGGAGCAGATCGGCGGCTTCGACCTGTGCGTGTCGACGCTGCCCGGTGGCGCGGTCGACCCGTGGGCGGAGCACTTCGCCGGCGTTGCGCCGGTGGTGTTCGACGTCGCGTACCACCCCTGGCCGACCCGGCTGGCGCTCGCGGCGCACCGGATCGGTACAGAGCTGTTGAACGGACTTGACCTGCTCGTGCACCAGGCGACCCTCCAGGTGGAGATGATGACCGGTAGGTCGCCGGCTCCTCTGGCGGCCATGAGGACCGCTGCCCGTGAGGAGCTGGGGGATCGTGAGCCTGCTTGA